In one window of Leptospira andrefontaineae DNA:
- the bcp gene encoding thioredoxin-dependent thiol peroxidase, protein MSTLKVGSKAPSFTTLNQDGEKVSLKDMAGKKGLVLYFYPKDQTPGCTTEACDFRDNFARLKKEGYNVVGVSKDSVKSHQKFIEKQELNFTLLSDEDGSICEAYGVWQLKKFMGREFMGILRTTFLIGTDLKILKVYPKVSVKGHVDEILGDIKALDKK, encoded by the coding sequence ATGAGTACTTTAAAAGTGGGGTCCAAGGCCCCTAGTTTTACGACCCTGAACCAAGACGGGGAAAAGGTCTCTCTTAAGGATATGGCCGGAAAAAAAGGTTTAGTATTATATTTTTATCCAAAGGACCAAACCCCAGGCTGTACGACCGAGGCCTGTGATTTTAGGGATAATTTTGCGAGACTAAAAAAAGAAGGCTACAACGTAGTAGGTGTCTCCAAGGATTCAGTTAAGTCCCACCAGAAATTTATAGAAAAACAAGAACTCAATTTTACCTTACTCTCGGATGAAGACGGAAGTATCTGCGAGGCTTATGGAGTCTGGCAGTTGAAAAAGTTTATGGGAAGAGAATTTATGGGAATTCTCAGAACCACATTCCTGATCGGAACAGATCTGAAAATTTTGAAAGTTTATCCGAAGGTAAGCGTGAAAGGTCACGTGGATGAGATACTCGGAGATATCAAGGCGTTGGACAAAAAATGA
- a CDS encoding lytic transglycosylase domain-containing protein gives MLQPKVRKRYIFIASLPLLYQSLVAPIAGSLIGKSAVGRNSLPESTQIKEYIRSERPSLTEPELELLSLTVEKESERINDSACGVYCQKGEKAGLLLGIIKTESEFYRKARSKKNALGLMQIMPGTGSWIASWEGKHIKKQDLLEPETNIHLGVSYLNHLLETHEGNIRIALLAYNAGPGAVKKWGGVPAYAESVFSGQEEYLGSRESF, from the coding sequence ATGCTCCAGCCTAAAGTTAGAAAAAGATACATATTCATCGCCTCGTTACCGCTACTTTACCAATCTCTAGTAGCCCCAATCGCGGGTTCCCTAATAGGAAAGAGCGCGGTTGGTAGGAACTCCCTCCCAGAATCCACTCAAATCAAAGAATACATTCGCTCCGAAAGGCCAAGCCTTACTGAACCAGAGCTTGAACTTCTCTCTTTAACCGTAGAAAAAGAATCCGAAAGGATCAATGACAGCGCCTGTGGAGTTTATTGCCAAAAAGGAGAGAAGGCAGGGTTACTTCTCGGGATCATAAAAACAGAGTCTGAATTCTATAGAAAAGCAAGATCCAAGAAGAATGCACTGGGGCTCATGCAAATCATGCCGGGGACCGGATCTTGGATCGCATCCTGGGAAGGAAAACATATCAAGAAACAAGACCTACTGGAGCCAGAAACAAATATCCATCTAGGAGTCTCTTATCTGAACCATTTATTGGAAACCCATGAGGGAAATATCCGCATAGCTCTTCTCGCTTATAATGCGGGACCGGGGGCGGTTAAAAAATGGGGAGGAGTTCCTGCCTACGCTGAGAGCGTATTTTCAGGCCAGGAAGAATATTTAGGAAGCAGGGAATCATTCTAA
- a CDS encoding leucyl aminopeptidase — translation MKIEKSKINFSIGKNTSKNIYKVIPVTKDNLPKELETKFSDQIRSGIFSAESGQSFTDESERIIYLGLGNSNKVSIRSVAQIFLNIGEKLRKWDSVGLEIKLTRFLTKTLSPSSLVYQIANSIDLGAFPINVLTKDFKEKKNKFGNVSFVLEDPNAEKSAKAGLDKSRAVSKYVNGARYIAHLPANHFTPEEFVSRSKEIAKEAGLKITVMDEPQLKKEKMGGILAVSQGSDKKPKMIVLEYNPPKAKSKKKLALIGKGLTFDSGGISIKPAQDMHEMKYDMCGAAAVIHAIGAIAELGLSVPVIAAIGVAENMPDAAALKPGDVYTAHNGLTVEVQNTDAEGRLVLGDVLSYIGKKYKPDYMIDLATLTGAIIISLGHEAAGVMSNSDKLRGLLDEASASSDERTWNLPLWEEYGEDLKSDIADLRNIAGRPGGSLSAAKYLERFVDSGIDWAHIDIAGTAWRKKASGTQIGNGPSGYGVRLLVDLAEKLEKNRGV, via the coding sequence ATGAAGATAGAAAAGTCAAAAATCAATTTTAGTATAGGGAAGAACACTTCCAAAAATATTTATAAAGTAATCCCAGTTACAAAAGACAATCTTCCTAAAGAATTGGAGACCAAATTTTCCGACCAGATCCGCTCTGGGATATTCTCCGCAGAATCCGGACAAAGTTTTACTGATGAATCTGAAAGAATTATCTATCTAGGTTTGGGGAATTCCAACAAAGTAAGCATTCGATCCGTAGCCCAGATCTTCTTAAACATCGGCGAAAAACTTCGCAAATGGGATTCAGTGGGATTAGAGATCAAACTTACTAGATTTTTGACCAAAACTCTTTCTCCTTCTTCTTTAGTTTACCAGATCGCAAATTCAATCGATCTAGGCGCATTTCCAATCAATGTTCTTACCAAAGATTTTAAAGAGAAAAAAAACAAATTCGGAAATGTAAGTTTTGTATTAGAGGATCCTAATGCAGAAAAATCAGCGAAAGCCGGTTTGGATAAATCTAGAGCAGTCAGTAAATATGTGAACGGTGCGAGATATATCGCTCACCTTCCAGCAAATCATTTCACTCCGGAAGAATTTGTTTCTCGTTCCAAAGAGATCGCAAAAGAAGCAGGATTAAAGATCACTGTAATGGACGAACCCCAACTTAAAAAAGAAAAGATGGGTGGAATTCTTGCAGTTTCCCAAGGTTCAGACAAAAAACCTAAGATGATCGTTTTGGAATATAACCCACCTAAAGCAAAATCCAAAAAGAAATTAGCACTGATCGGAAAAGGACTTACATTCGATTCCGGTGGGATCAGCATCAAACCTGCGCAAGATATGCATGAAATGAAATATGATATGTGCGGTGCCGCTGCGGTGATCCATGCGATCGGTGCAATTGCAGAATTAGGACTTTCCGTTCCTGTAATCGCAGCGATTGGAGTGGCGGAGAATATGCCGGATGCGGCAGCTCTGAAGCCGGGAGACGTTTACACTGCTCATAACGGACTCACTGTAGAAGTCCAAAACACTGACGCGGAAGGCCGTCTCGTATTAGGAGATGTTCTTTCTTATATTGGAAAAAAATACAAACCGGATTATATGATAGATCTCGCAACTTTAACTGGGGCAATCATCATTTCCTTGGGCCATGAAGCCGCTGGAGTGATGAGTAATTCAGACAAACTGCGCGGTCTTCTGGATGAGGCTTCAGCCTCTTCTGATGAAAGGACCTGGAATCTACCTTTATGGGAAGAATACGGCGAAGATCTAAAGAGTGATATAGCAGATTTACGTAATATTGCTGGGCGCCCTGGCGGAAGCCTTTCTGCTGCAAAATACCTGGAACGTTTTGTGGATTCAGGAATTGACTGGGCCCATATTGATATCGCAGGAACAGCTTGGAGAAAGAAAGCATCCGGAACCCAAATTGGAAACGGCCCAAGCGGATACGGCGTGAGACTGCTTGTAGACTTAGCTGAAAAATTAGAAAAAAACCGGGGAGTTTAA
- a CDS encoding matrixin family metalloprotease, whose translation MRVSLALSVLCLIAFSQCTQMGDPSSDLTWEEKQLLWITYGEEMKGGLQLTKAAAQKWGLGIDVYPAKTRVDRMRNTIAFTESGKCHVEGISQKNAKDCQLFSSNPFYLAACSISAATKIENSVIFIFTDRIKATADAMRMEGSTIDVKEYIIATVAHEVGHCLGLQHSQDPKDLMFPMLTGNVFEPSRTEMHAAQALYDTSLPPGSIDDSSLYTKQSEFTYLKQYTVPSFAVFGNINMEEED comes from the coding sequence ATGAGGGTATCTTTAGCTCTATCCGTACTATGCCTTATTGCATTTTCACAATGTACCCAAATGGGAGATCCATCTAGTGATCTCACTTGGGAGGAAAAACAGCTTCTCTGGATAACATACGGAGAAGAAATGAAAGGCGGACTACAACTTACGAAAGCAGCCGCTCAGAAATGGGGCCTTGGGATAGACGTTTATCCTGCTAAGACCAGGGTGGATAGAATGAGAAATACTATAGCATTTACTGAATCCGGTAAATGTCATGTAGAAGGTATTTCTCAGAAGAATGCAAAAGACTGCCAACTATTCTCTTCTAATCCTTTTTATCTTGCGGCTTGTTCTATCTCCGCGGCTACCAAGATAGAAAATAGTGTAATTTTTATTTTTACAGATAGAATTAAGGCGACTGCAGATGCAATGAGAATGGAAGGAAGTACAATTGATGTAAAAGAATACATCATTGCGACTGTTGCTCATGAAGTAGGGCATTGCCTTGGATTACAACATTCTCAAGATCCAAAAGATCTGATGTTTCCTATGTTAACCGGAAATGTTTTCGAACCTAGCAGAACTGAAATGCATGCTGCACAAGCATTGTATGATACTTCTTTGCCACCAGGTTCGATTGATGATTCCAGTCTTTATACGAAACAATCCGAGTTTACTTACTTAAAACAATATACCGTACCTTCGTTTGCGGTATTCGGAAATATAAATATGGAAGAGGAAGACTGA
- a CDS encoding SDR family NAD(P)-dependent oxidoreductase has translation MKTVKGKRILITGAAMGMGKIYAQRSIQENASALVLWDVNSKALLNSAKELRSTTTNIITDIVDVSNREEIRKATSKIESKLGGIDIIINNAGIVRGKYFWEHDPKSDIEATIAINTLGPMYITRFLLPKMLSDKSGDFRIVNISSAAGLVSNPKMSVYCASKWAETGWSDSLRLELIQAGFGHIKVTTVNPAYISTGMFEGVKGMLFTPILSPEYVTSKVWQAMKKGKPRLLLPWTIYLSNALKGILPISVFDWIADKIFGVYKTMEDFKGRS, from the coding sequence ATGAAAACCGTAAAGGGAAAGAGAATTTTAATCACCGGGGCCGCAATGGGGATGGGAAAAATTTACGCCCAACGTTCCATCCAGGAAAATGCATCTGCGCTCGTTCTTTGGGATGTGAATTCGAAAGCGTTACTCAACTCCGCTAAAGAACTAAGATCGACAACAACGAATATTATCACCGACATTGTAGATGTTTCAAATCGGGAAGAAATCCGAAAGGCCACCTCCAAGATAGAGTCCAAGCTAGGTGGGATCGATATAATCATAAATAACGCAGGCATTGTGAGAGGAAAGTATTTCTGGGAACACGATCCTAAATCGGATATAGAAGCCACGATTGCAATTAATACGTTAGGCCCAATGTATATTACTAGATTTTTACTTCCGAAGATGTTATCAGACAAATCGGGCGATTTCAGGATTGTAAACATTTCATCTGCGGCAGGGTTGGTCTCTAATCCCAAAATGAGTGTGTATTGTGCTTCGAAATGGGCCGAAACAGGATGGAGCGATTCTTTGAGATTGGAATTGATCCAAGCCGGTTTCGGACATATAAAAGTAACTACTGTGAATCCCGCGTATATTTCCACAGGAATGTTCGAGGGGGTTAAGGGAATGTTGTTCACTCCCATACTTTCCCCGGAATACGTAACTTCAAAAGTCTGGCAGGCGATGAAAAAAGGAAAACCTAGATTACTTTTACCTTGGACTATATATCTTTCTAACGCATTAAAAGGGATACTTCCGATCTCAGTTTTTGACTGGATCGCGGATAAAATTTTCGGAGTTTATAAAACTATGGAAGATTTTAAAGGAAGATCTTAA